A genomic region of Cannabis sativa cultivar Pink pepper isolate KNU-18-1 chromosome 1, ASM2916894v1, whole genome shotgun sequence contains the following coding sequences:
- the LOC115706479 gene encoding methylthioribose-1-phosphate isomerase produces MAPATDNTLQAICYNRGSLQLLDQRKLPLETIYLEIRDATDGWHAIKDMVVRGAPAIAIAAALSLAVEVFNLDGLDGTINDSVSYLIMKLDYLVSSRPTAVNLSDAATKLKEVISNTAATATEGKSVFQAYIDAAEMMLEDDVTSNKAIGSFGASFILHQQLNNPKKLSVLTHCNTGSLATAGFGTALGVIRALHAEGVLERAYCTETRPFNQGSRLTAFELVHEKIPATLIVDSAAAALMQAGRVNAVVVGADRVAANGDTANKIGTYSLALIAKHHNVPFFVAAPLTSIDLSLSSGKEIEIEERSPKEVLNSRGGLGEQVAASGISVWNPAFDVTPANLISGIITEKGVITKAGDDGFDILGFSLKIAG; encoded by the exons ATGGCGCCTGCCACAGACAACACTCTTCAAGCTATATGCTACAACCGTGGTTCTCTTCAGCTACTTGATCAG AGAAAGCTTCCTCTGGAaactatttatttggaaattcgAGATGCCACTGATGGATG GCATGCCATAAAGGATATGGTGGTCCGTGGTGCCCCAGCCATTGCAATAGCAGCAGCCCTTTCTCTAGCAGTTGAAGTGTTCAACTTGGATGGTTTAGATGGGACCATCAATGATTCAGTTTCTTATCTTATCATGAAGTTGGATTATCTTGTCTCCAG CCGGCCAACTGCTGTTAATCTTTCAGATGCTGCGACGAAACTTAAAGAAGTGATCTCAAATACTGCTGCTACTGCTACAGAAGGCAAAAGTGTTTTTCAA GCCTATATAGATGCAGCTGAAATGATGCTGGAAGATGATGTTACTTCAAATAAAGCTATTGGTTCATTTGGAGCAAGTTTTATTCTTCATCAGCAGCTCAACAACCCTAAAAAGCTTTCTGTATTGACCCATTGTAACACCGGCAG TCTTGCAACAGCAGGATTTGGTACTGCTCTTGGTGTAATCCGCGCACTTCATGCAGAAGGGGTGTTGGAAAGAGCTTACTGCACAGAAACACGTCCTTTCAACCAA GGATCCAGACTTACAGCCTTTGAGTTGGTACATGAGAAGATTCCAGCCACCCTTATAGTAGATTCTGCCGCAGCGGCCTTAATGCAAGCTGGGCGTGTGAATGCTGTGGTTGTTGGAGCTGATCGTGTGGCTGCAAATG GTGATACTGCCAACAAGATTGGAACCTATAGTCTTGCATTGATTGCAAAACATCACAACGTTCCATTCTTTGTGGCTGCACCACTCACTTCCATCGACTTGTCTCTTTCGTCTGGAAAAGAAATTGAGATAGAAGAAAGATCCCCAAAAGAAGTACTGAACTCACGAGGAGGGCTTGGAGAACAAGTTGCTGCATCTGGAATATCTGTATGGAACCCTGCTTTTGATGTTACGCCTGCTAATCTGATATCTGGCATCATAACGGAAAAG GGTGTCATAACAAAAGCAGGTGATGATGGTTTTGACATATTGGGGTTTTCACTAAAGATAGCCGGGTAG